A DNA window from Enoplosus armatus isolate fEnoArm2 chromosome 9, fEnoArm2.hap1, whole genome shotgun sequence contains the following coding sequences:
- the rasip1 gene encoding ras-interacting protein 1 yields the protein MVTSCHCYIVSIPVLLTHIPLYSVEMEGSGSPRFRKLHFPVGLWINSPRKHFAKLGGRWPSAVSVKSTTSSDAASLYEAPSAPSSSLSNSTPSLASPTPSPSPSPAFLRPRPAGTQSRTKRLSHLFLRGRSNSDRDRAVGEREREVWAHSAAPSSHHYLPPASSSAPGLIKIYGDALSSGANYRSLLANIHSTARQLIAQVITRYTEREREETDDAVLQKHSPEDFLLCDVIGKPIQQPDGAIKWETECRRSVAPWECPLLLVDMWRPKDGFERRFEIQRKDDYEREEREREKEREREGENHQGVRWRRSRMSSGGGPEESERGHRGRNSELRRSISDMNLSLRRRQGNHVSKDSHGSGNRPNNNGGVQDRKNIVSMINPQPGEIRASKVEAKVGWTNQPAEDEKDYSSCDLEVMSQSLILPPTDRPYFLLLQGYDQSKDFVLYIMVGHTHLFGRKPTIREKEKDRERERKGKRPLKVDTFLSAPDLLARHLLVRRDSAVPETPTGQALMRPFRGGAVTHNGVALYRETVLKPGDVIGLGNHFLFLYRDPRVTPAPPLALTLPWQADASTTCCASGLVDRQEALRQYLGSPEAVLKFYPRHADSLLQEIISKNSSPDSGGGPLAPAYLLSIMIDHASKHLDPALTPQILLKSANLIKEIVWDNIKEFGDKHPTQNSTEQEGEISTPNVQKLSSDLRPLMFWMSNATELLNFFQVKVETMEKEWEFEALGDPLLTADMDTCSEALAQLDDVIMHTFQQCVYHLTKTLYSLLPALLDTNPFSSEEKKKKDGACGAEGEEKTGGEGEVDDVSALPPKVAGLVEVYRCSLMLSREACLSPPLTSQTFGYLFFFTNTSLLNTLLERDGLFSWSRAVQIRTNLDLVLDWLQGAGLGDIASEFMKKLSITVNFLCIPKTRLIQSSWTSLQEDHVLLSPAQLHHLLTHYKLGPTRAPPASWAPPPGTELCGDIFESFLDHPPLILPNETPRLDLSQPIPSPELQKEVTRLRTFLWGLDQDELPANQRTRL from the exons ATGGTGACATCATGCCATTGTTATATTGTTTCAATCCCGGTATTGCTGACACACATTCCTCTCTACAGTGTGGAG aTGGAGGGGTCTGGCAGTCCTCGCTTCAGAAAGCTTCATTTCCCAGTGGGTCTTTGGATCAACTCGCCCAGGAAACATTTTGCCAAGCTAGGTGGTCGCTGGCCTAGCGCTGTCTCTGTCAA GTCGACCACCAGCTCTGACGCAGCCTCCCTCTACGAGGCCccctctgctccttcctcttccctttctAACTCCACCCCCTCGCTGGCTTCCCCTACCCCATCCCCATCTCCTTCCCCAGCCTTCCTCAGGCCACGGCCTGCTGGGACCCAGTCCCGCACAAAGCGCCTTTCCCATCTCTTCCTGCGAGGGCGCTCGAACAGCGACCGGGACCGGGCggtgggggagagggagagagaggtttgGGCTCATTCAGctgctccctcctcccaccactACTTGCcccctgcctcttcctctgccccGGGCTTGATCAAGATCTATGGGGATGCCCTCTCTAGTGGGGCCAACTATCGCTCCCTGCTGGCCAACATTCACTCAACAGCCAGGCAGCTCATCGCCCAGGTCATCACTCGgtacactgagagagagagggaggagacagatgaTGCAG TTCTCCAGAAACACAGCCCAGAGGACTTCCTGTTGTGTGATGTCATTGGAAAGCCCATCCAGCAGCCAGATGGAGCTATCAAATGGGAGACAGAGTGCCGGAGAAGCGTTGCCCCGTGGGAATGTCCCCTGTTGTTAGTGGACATGTGGCGGCCTAAGGACGGATTTGAGCGACGCTTTGAAATCCAAAGAAAGGACGACtatgagagagaagagagggagagggagaaggagcgcgagagggagggagagaatcATCAAG GTGTACGCTGGCGGCGGAGCAGGATGTCATCAGGGGGCGGACCAGAAGAGAGTGAGCGCGGCCACCGTGGAAGGAACTCAGAGCTCAGGAGGAGCATCAGTGACATGAACCTGAGTCTGCGGCGTCGCCAAGGCAACCACGTCAGCAAAGACTCACATGGCTCTGGCAACCGGCCTAACAACAATGGAGGAGTGCAGGACAGAAAGAACATTGTGAGCATGATCAACCCACAGCCAGGAGAG ATCAGAGCTTCAAAAGTTGAAGCAAAGGTTGGTTGGACCAACCAGCCAGCGGAGGACGAGAAGGATTATTCCAGCTGTGACCTGGAAGTGATGTCACAAAGTTTGATCCTTCCACCCACAGACAGGCCCTATTTCTTGTTGCTGCAGGGCTACGACCAGAGCAAG gattttgttttgtatatcaTGGTGGGACATACGCATTTGTTTGGAAGAAAGCCCACAataagggagaaagagaaggatagagagagggagaggaaggggaagaggCCTCTGAAGGTGGACACgttcctctctgctcctgaCCTCTTGGCCAGACACTTACTGGTCAGGAGAGACTCAGCTGTTCCTGAGACGCCCACCGGACAAG CTCTGATGCGGCCTTTCAGAGGAGGTGCTGTCACACACAACGGAGTGGCCCTTTACAGGGAGACAGTCCTAAAGCCTGGGGATGTGATTGGTCTGGGGAACCACTTCCTTTTCCTGTACCGTGACCCCCGTGTGACTCCAGCTCCACCGCTGGCATTGACCCTGCCATGGCAGGCTGATGCCTCCACCACCTGCTGCGCCTCAGGGTTGGTGGATAGACAGGAAGCACTGAGGCAGTACCTGGGATCTCCAGAGGCAGTTCTAAAGTTCTACCCCCGTCACGCAGATTCTCTGTTACAG GAGATAATCTCCAAAAACTCCTCTCCAGACTCTGGGGGCGGGCCTTTAGCTCCTGCTTATCTCCTGTCAATCATGATAGATCATGCCTCCAAACACCTGGACCCTGCTCTCACACCACAGATATTACTGAAGTCAGCCAATCTAATCAAAGAAATTGTCTgg GATAACATTAAGGAATTTGGGGATAAGCATCCCACGCAAAA TTCCACAGAGCAAGAAGGTGAGATAAGCACGCCGAATGTCCAGAAACTGTCGTCTGACCTTCGTCCTCTGATGTTCTGGATGTCAAATGCCACAGAGCTCCTTAACTTCTTCCAGGTCAAAGTTGAAACCATGGAGAAAGAGTGGGAGTTTGAAG CCCTGGGGGACCCACTTTTGACAGCTGACATGGACACCTGCTCAGAAGCTCTGGCACAGCTGGATGATGTCATTATGCACACCTTCCAACAGTGTGTGTATCACCTCACCAAG ACCCTGTACTCACTCCTTCCAGCTCTCCTGGACACCAACCCATTCTCCagtgaggaaaagaagaagaaggatggaGCTTGTGgtgcagagggagaagagaaaacaggaggggaaggagaggtgGATGATGTGTCTGCCTTACCGCCCAAAGTTGCTGGGCTGGTGGAAGTGTATCGCTGTTCCCTGATGCTGTCGCGGGAGGCGTGTCTGTCCCCGCCGCTCACCTCCCAAACCTTTGgctacctcttcttcttcaccaaCACCTCCTTGCTCAATACTCTGctggagagag ATGGGCTGTTTTCATGGTCCAGAGCGGTCCAGATCCGTACAAACTTGGACCTGGTTCTGGACTGGCTACAGGGGGCGGGATTAGGAGACATAGCCTCTGAGTTTATGAAGAAACTGTCAATCACGGTCAACTTTCTGTGTATTCCCAAGACTCGACTTATCCAG TCATCCTGGACCAGTCTACAGGAGGATCATGTCTTGTTAAGCCCTGCCCAGTTGCACCACCTGCTCACCCATTACAAGCTGGGTCCAACCAGAGCCCCACCAGCATCCTGGGCCCCTCCGCCAGGCACAGAGCTGTGTGGAg ACATCTTTGAGAGCTTCCTGGACCATCCTCCTCTAATTCTGCCAAATGAGACTCCACGCCTTGACCTCTCCCAGCCAATCCCAAGCCCTGAGCTCCAAAAGGAAGTGACACGTCTCCGCACCTTCTTGTGGGGACTCGACCAGGATGAGCTCCCTGCCAATCAGAGGACTCGGCTTTGA
- the cox6b2 gene encoding cytochrome c oxidase subunit 6B2 codes for MSENIEEKIKGYRTAPFDARFPNTNQTRNCFQNYLDFHRCNKALSARDQDVAPCDWYQRVYKSLCPMSWVAKWDEQIENGNFPGKI; via the exons ATGTCTGAGAATATTGAGGAGAAGATTAAGGGCTACAGGACGGCTCCCTTTGACGCCCGATTCCCCAACACCAACCAAACCCGCAACTGTTTCCAGAACTACCTGG ACTTCCACAGGTGCAACAAGGCCCTGTCAGCCAGAGACCAGGATGTGGCTCCCTGTGATTGGTACCAGAGGGTTTACAAGAGCCTCTGTCCCATGAGCTGG GTTGCCAAATGGGATGAGCAAATAGAGAATGGAAATTTCCCAGGGAAGATCTGA